The following coding sequences are from one Pelagicoccus sp. SDUM812003 window:
- a CDS encoding acetylxylan esterase — protein MKRLLISLLCATNTTAVLAQSIQLSLNNPTGVYQIGETIAITAEIADGDSLSDGERIITLRTFQNNQETTTQRTVRLHDEQIPIYETSLDHPGSIMVEASLGDAKDTIGAIVGPEQLQPGLDRPADFETFWEREKAQLATLPLDASLSPIQLPDSQIDLVAYDVEIPTPGPRPARAIFAKPARAEPKSLPIVLNLHAAGVKGDWCRAHLDEATSLARRGSGALAFDLNAHGMLNHEDESYYEALESGPLEAYWTQGIEDRNEYYFRFMYLRLLRSIEFLARQPEWDGKRILVIGESQGGGQALAASGLDSRVTAVVATVPAMCDFGGPLAKRKGGWPQPLDERPDNAQVQNAVAYFDIASILPDSHATLVVEVGLIDQACPSTSIFAAINQAKGEKNILSVPYRAHPWPEQADRERHWDEHVLAKKEAFIDAFLK, from the coding sequence ATGAAACGCCTCCTCATCTCCCTCCTCTGCGCGACCAATACCACAGCCGTACTGGCGCAGTCGATACAACTCTCCCTCAACAACCCTACCGGGGTTTACCAGATCGGAGAAACCATCGCGATCACCGCTGAAATCGCCGATGGCGATTCCCTAAGCGATGGCGAGCGAATCATCACCCTTCGAACCTTCCAAAACAACCAGGAAACGACCACCCAAAGGACCGTGCGCCTCCACGACGAGCAAATCCCTATCTACGAAACCTCGCTCGATCATCCAGGCTCGATCATGGTGGAAGCGAGCCTCGGCGACGCAAAAGACACTATCGGCGCCATCGTAGGGCCGGAACAACTACAGCCAGGCCTAGACCGTCCAGCCGATTTCGAGACCTTCTGGGAAAGGGAAAAAGCGCAGCTCGCCACCCTGCCCCTGGACGCCTCCCTGTCGCCGATCCAGCTTCCGGACTCCCAAATCGACCTCGTCGCGTACGACGTCGAAATCCCCACTCCCGGACCGCGACCCGCTCGGGCCATCTTCGCCAAGCCGGCCAGGGCCGAACCGAAATCCTTGCCGATCGTGCTCAATCTTCACGCGGCTGGCGTGAAGGGCGACTGGTGCCGGGCCCATCTCGACGAAGCGACCTCCCTCGCTCGGCGAGGCAGCGGCGCCCTCGCATTCGACCTCAACGCCCACGGCATGCTCAACCACGAGGACGAGTCCTACTACGAGGCGCTCGAAAGCGGGCCGCTGGAAGCCTACTGGACCCAGGGCATCGAGGATCGAAACGAGTACTACTTCCGCTTCATGTACTTGCGCCTCCTGCGCAGCATCGAGTTTCTCGCTCGACAACCGGAATGGGACGGAAAACGCATTCTCGTCATCGGAGAAAGCCAAGGCGGCGGCCAGGCCCTCGCAGCTTCCGGACTCGACTCCCGCGTCACCGCAGTCGTCGCCACCGTACCCGCCATGTGCGACTTCGGAGGCCCTCTAGCCAAACGCAAAGGGGGCTGGCCTCAGCCCCTCGACGAGCGTCCGGACAACGCTCAGGTCCAGAACGCCGTGGCCTATTTCGACATCGCCAGCATCTTGCCCGACAGCCACGCAACCCTCGTGGTCGAAGTGGGCCTCATCGACCAAGCCTGTCCCAGCACCTCCATCTTCGCCGCGATCAATCAAGCGAAAGGAGAAAAAAACATACTCTCCGTCCCCTACCGAGCCCACCCCTGGCCAGAGCAAGCAGATCGCGAACGCCACTGGGACGAGCACGTTCTCGCCAAGAAAGAAGCGTTCATCGACGCCTTTCTCAAATAG
- a CDS encoding glycoside hydrolase family 43 protein codes for MIRKTLQRSAVVGALALAGASMGIGEVAGKTRGNPIVTDMFTADPAPLVHDDTLYIYTGHDIQNETDRFFKMQDWYCFSTENMVDYKNHGPLLTVEDFEWASGDAFASHVTERDGKFYWYVSIRHGSIRVNEGFSIGVAVSDSPTGPFKDAIGGALITDETPNSIVLNIDPAVFIDDDGQAYLYWGSWSDARWVKLKDNMLELDGEVQNLDAKNIFEAPWVHKYKDTYYLSYAGSGYPSKIEYSTSDSPMGPWEYKGVINGLMPRSETNHQAIIEFKGNWYFVYHSSALPTGGVYRRSVCVDKLEYNEDGTIKPIIRTTTSVPRVD; via the coding sequence ATGATAAGAAAGACATTGCAGAGAAGCGCTGTTGTAGGAGCCCTGGCCTTGGCGGGGGCGTCGATGGGAATCGGCGAGGTAGCTGGGAAGACTCGGGGCAACCCGATCGTGACTGACATGTTCACGGCGGACCCGGCTCCGCTGGTGCACGATGACACGCTCTACATTTACACGGGGCATGACATTCAGAACGAGACGGACCGCTTCTTCAAAATGCAGGATTGGTACTGCTTTTCGACGGAGAACATGGTGGACTACAAAAACCATGGTCCGTTGCTGACGGTCGAGGATTTCGAGTGGGCCAGTGGCGACGCATTCGCCAGCCATGTGACGGAGCGCGACGGCAAGTTCTACTGGTACGTTTCGATCCGGCATGGTTCGATCAGGGTAAACGAGGGCTTCTCGATCGGCGTGGCGGTTTCCGACAGTCCCACGGGTCCGTTCAAGGACGCCATAGGCGGGGCCTTGATCACGGACGAAACCCCGAATTCCATCGTGTTGAACATTGATCCGGCGGTCTTCATCGATGACGACGGCCAGGCCTATCTCTACTGGGGATCCTGGAGCGACGCGCGTTGGGTCAAGCTCAAGGACAACATGCTGGAGCTGGACGGCGAGGTGCAGAACCTGGATGCGAAAAACATTTTCGAGGCTCCCTGGGTTCACAAGTACAAGGACACGTACTACCTTTCGTATGCGGGTTCTGGATACCCTTCGAAGATAGAGTATTCAACCAGCGACAGTCCGATGGGACCTTGGGAATATAAGGGCGTGATCAATGGTCTCATGCCACGTTCGGAAACGAACCATCAGGCGATCATCGAGTTCAAGGGAAACTGGTACTTCGTCTACCACAGCTCGGCCCTGCCGACCGGCGGCGTATACCGGCGCTCGGTTTGCGTGGACAAGCTGGAGTACAACGAGGACGGCACCATCAAGCCGATCATTCGCACGACCACCAGCGTGCCGAGAGTCGACTAG